A window from Gottschalkiaceae bacterium SANA encodes these proteins:
- a CDS encoding PrsW family intramembrane metalloprotease, with product MGPIFEPLRLMFMAVLPAVILIVIMVYLDRYDREPARFMFQFFFWGAFSVLPVLGLETILSLINPFRGSALEVAYIAFVVAGFTEEWMKRRFLLRGLWKAKVFDQRLDGIVFSVLIALGFATVENISYVFFQYAQEPLVAVYRGVLSVPAHMLFAIAMGYEVSLAKFSPTSSDQKRHLRKSLWVPVLLHGLFDFILMAERWGLMIFFFPFLLYLWISNVKKLKRFYKDAKRIHLEQENGSDEEEI from the coding sequence ATGGGACCCATCTTTGAACCCCTACGTTTGATGTTTATGGCCGTATTACCTGCAGTGATTCTTATTGTGATTATGGTTTATTTGGACCGTTATGATCGGGAACCCGCCAGATTTATGTTTCAATTCTTTTTCTGGGGGGCTTTTTCAGTCTTGCCTGTATTGGGATTAGAAACGATACTTTCGCTGATCAATCCTTTTCGGGGATCCGCCCTAGAGGTTGCCTATATCGCCTTTGTAGTCGCTGGATTTACAGAAGAGTGGATGAAGCGTCGATTTTTACTACGCGGGCTATGGAAGGCGAAGGTCTTTGATCAACGCTTGGATGGAATTGTGTTTTCTGTTTTGATTGCTTTGGGTTTTGCAACGGTCGAAAATATTTCATATGTATTCTTTCAATATGCCCAGGAACCTTTGGTTGCCGTCTATCGGGGTGTTTTATCCGTACCGGCGCATATGCTCTTTGCTATTGCCATGGGCTACGAAGTGAGCCTAGCAAAGTTTTCACCGACCTCTTCCGATCAAAAGCGTCATTTGAGAAAGTCTTTATGGGTGCCGGTTTTATTACACGGACTATTTGATTTTATTTTAATGGCTGAGCGATGGGGATTGATGATTTTCTTTTTTCCTTTCCTCTTATATTTATGGATATCCAATGTGAAAAAATTAAAACGCTTTTATAAGGATGCAAAACGAATTCACCTTGAGCAAGAAAATGGCTCTGATGAAGAGGAAATATGA
- a CDS encoding S-methyl-5'-thioadenosine phosphorylase gives MNQNVEIGIIGGSGFYSLFENAEEVRIKTPYGDPSDAIFVGQVAGKRVAFLPRHGRDHQFSPHRVPYRANIYAMKQLGVKQIIAVNACGSLQVDVKPGEFVVCDQFVDRTKGRQETYFDDLKVEHLSAADPYDLFLRKLAIDTCQELGYPVHKKGTVVVINGPRFSTRAESQWFSQMGWEVINMTQYPECYLALELGIAYANISMITDYDAGLEDDPSIIPVTADAVMKVFADNVEKVKHVVIRMIERL, from the coding sequence ATGAATCAAAATGTTGAAATTGGAATTATTGGCGGTTCAGGATTTTATTCACTATTCGAGAATGCGGAAGAGGTCCGAATCAAGACACCCTACGGAGATCCTAGCGATGCGATTTTTGTTGGCCAAGTAGCTGGAAAGCGAGTTGCTTTTTTGCCGAGACATGGTCGTGATCATCAATTTTCACCGCACCGTGTGCCATATCGCGCAAATATTTATGCGATGAAGCAATTGGGCGTCAAGCAGATTATTGCAGTTAACGCCTGCGGAAGTCTGCAAGTGGATGTAAAACCGGGAGAGTTTGTTGTTTGTGATCAGTTTGTGGATCGAACAAAGGGTCGCCAAGAAACTTATTTTGATGATTTGAAGGTTGAGCATTTATCCGCAGCGGATCCCTATGATTTGTTTCTTCGAAAACTTGCTATTGACACCTGTCAGGAGCTGGGATATCCAGTCCATAAAAAAGGAACGGTTGTTGTCATCAATGGGCCTCGGTTTTCTACCCGCGCAGAAAGCCAATGGTTTAGTCAAATGGGATGGGAAGTCATCAATATGACCCAGTACCCAGAATGCTATTTGGCCTTGGAGTTGGGCATTGCCTATGCCAATATTTCTATGATTACGGATTATGATGCAGGTCTTGAAGATGATCCATCCATTATTCCGGTGACGGCAGATGCTGTGATGAAGGTTTTTGCCGATAATGTTGAAAAAGTGAAACATGTGGTTATACGTATGATCGAACGACTATAG
- a CDS encoding sugar ABC transporter permease — protein MKKTKEKVGLIGIWFILPSFLGFLVLFLIPYLIGIKLSFQNSSLDSTFVGFSNYILLFQNEAFRLAVKNTLFFMGIAIPLILVISFLLALILYEIPTPGFVKLFIILPMFIPSGTVAGFFNDLFGNGVDNLLNSDKAMWVLIVLFIWRNTGYNLILYLAGLLRIDKSIIESSEIDGVNYWEKVQHIYMPLCTPTTVFVTVLSIINSFKVFKDIYILQGPYPNPRVYLLQHFMTNKFQSLQYAELTSAAYVFTIGVLVVVYLLFLVDRNYAKKVGERQ, from the coding sequence ATGAAAAAAACAAAAGAAAAGGTAGGATTGATTGGGATTTGGTTTATTCTTCCTAGTTTTTTGGGCTTTTTGGTTTTATTTTTAATTCCCTATCTGATCGGTATCAAGCTATCTTTTCAAAACAGCAGTCTTGATTCAACTTTTGTCGGATTTAGCAATTATATTCTTCTTTTTCAAAATGAGGCATTTCGATTGGCTGTAAAGAATACCCTATTCTTTATGGGGATCGCCATTCCTCTTATCTTGGTGATTTCATTTCTTTTGGCATTGATTTTATATGAGATACCGACGCCAGGTTTTGTGAAACTATTTATTATTTTACCCATGTTTATTCCTTCGGGTACGGTAGCGGGATTCTTCAATGACCTCTTTGGCAATGGTGTAGACAATTTATTGAATTCAGATAAGGCCATGTGGGTCTTGATTGTTCTCTTTATTTGGAGGAATACGGGTTATAATTTAATTCTTTATCTTGCAGGATTACTTAGGATCGATAAAAGCATAATTGAAAGCTCTGAAATTGATGGTGTGAATTATTGGGAAAAAGTGCAACATATTTATATGCCACTCTGCACACCTACAACCGTTTTTGTTACGGTTTTGTCAATTATTAATTCATTTAAGGTGTTTAAGGACATATACATTTTGCAGGGACCTTATCCAAACCCGCGTGTCTATTTGCTTCAACATTTCATGACAAATAAATTCCAGTCCTTGCAGTATGCAGAATTGACTTCTGCGGCTTATGTATTTACGATCGGGGTGTTGGTGGTTGTGTACTTGTTGTTTTTGGTTGATCGTAACTACGCCAAGAAAGTGGGGGAAAGACAATGA
- a CDS encoding carbohydrate ABC transporter permease: protein MKKVLWIGVVLLSVVYALPIFYTILNSFMTPAELAADGLHWIPQEFNLQQYYTLITDKAAYFRYFLSSVKITATILVGQIVLGICAAYALAKLRFPGSDFVLILYILIILLPYQVTLVPNYLVFEAFERTLNLTILDTHLALILPGVFSTFGIFLLRQFMRDLPKEIIEAAKIDGAGHLRILTKVVLPLLKPAIFALVILTFIDNWNIVDQALVFIDTPENQPLSVFLRMIYEGDFDVFYAAATLFIIPAVIIFIKGEKYLSEGLVIGGSK from the coding sequence ATGAAAAAAGTGTTATGGATTGGTGTTGTGCTGCTTTCTGTGGTCTACGCCCTACCGATTTTCTATACCATATTGAATAGTTTTATGACGCCGGCTGAATTGGCGGCAGATGGCTTGCATTGGATTCCACAGGAATTTAATCTGCAGCAATATTATACGTTGATAACAGATAAAGCAGCATATTTTCGATATTTTTTAAGTTCCGTCAAAATTACAGCTACGATCTTGGTCGGACAGATTGTTTTGGGAATTTGCGCTGCCTATGCATTGGCAAAACTTCGTTTTCCAGGCAGTGATTTTGTTTTGATTCTTTACATTTTAATCATTCTCTTGCCTTATCAGGTTACCTTGGTTCCCAATTATTTGGTTTTTGAAGCCTTTGAACGAACATTGAATCTGACCATTTTGGACACGCATCTGGCACTCATTCTACCCGGTGTATTCTCTACCTTTGGCATCTTTTTGCTAAGGCAATTTATGCGGGACCTACCCAAGGAAATCATTGAAGCTGCGAAAATAGATGGAGCTGGACATCTGAGAATTTTGACGAAAGTTGTTTTGCCATTATTAAAACCAGCAATTTTTGCCTTGGTGATTTTGACCTTTATCGATAATTGGAATATTGTTGATCAAGCTCTTGTTTTTATTGACACACCAGAAAATCAGCCTTTGTCTGTATTTCTGCGGATGATTTACGAGGGGGATTTTGACGTTTTTTATGCGGCTGCAACCTTGTTTATTATTCCGGCGGTCATTATTTTTATCAAGGGCGAAAAATACCTGTCAGAAGGACTGGTAATTGGGGGGAGCAAATAG
- a CDS encoding aminopeptidase, which yields MIKSYLEKMAHTMIHYSMKLEKGEWFLIRCHPSAKALAKEVYKEALAVGAHPQVWFEDQEFDELFYKNASDEQLAYIDPISKLRVEKLDAMLYIQGSENTKSLANVPSEKMVKSIQAKKELSDLYFERADNGSLKWCICQFPTNSAAQDAEMSKDEYEDFVFGACLLKEEDPIQAWKDLHDHQETIIAYLADKKELRFKSTDTDLTLLVEGRKWINSDGRNNFPSGEVFTSPIENSANGVIRFSFPGVFMDKPIEDITLTFENGKVVDAKAKTGNELLQEVLNTDEGARFLGECAIGTNYGIQNFTKNILFDEKLGGTIHLAVGRGFGEAGGTNVSSIHWDLICDMKTGGEIYADGDLFYKDGKFIK from the coding sequence ATGATTAAAAGCTATTTAGAAAAGATGGCACATACTATGATTCACTATTCCATGAAATTGGAAAAAGGCGAATGGTTCCTTATTCGCTGCCACCCGAGTGCAAAAGCCTTGGCCAAAGAGGTATACAAAGAGGCGCTTGCCGTTGGTGCTCATCCTCAGGTTTGGTTCGAAGATCAAGAATTCGATGAATTGTTCTATAAAAATGCCAGCGACGAACAATTAGCCTATATCGATCCGATTTCAAAGCTACGGGTAGAAAAATTAGATGCTATGCTGTATATTCAGGGGTCAGAAAACACAAAATCCCTTGCCAATGTTCCATCTGAAAAAATGGTTAAATCAATTCAGGCAAAAAAAGAATTAAGTGATCTCTATTTTGAACGGGCGGACAATGGTTCTCTAAAATGGTGCATCTGCCAATTCCCGACAAATTCAGCAGCACAAGATGCAGAAATGAGCAAAGATGAGTACGAAGACTTCGTATTTGGCGCTTGTTTATTAAAGGAAGAGGATCCAATCCAGGCCTGGAAAGACCTGCACGATCACCAAGAAACAATCATTGCTTATCTAGCTGATAAAAAAGAATTGAGATTCAAATCGACTGATACAGATCTAACCCTATTGGTGGAAGGAAGAAAATGGATTAACTCTGATGGACGCAATAACTTCCCTAGCGGCGAGGTGTTCACATCTCCTATTGAGAATAGTGCCAATGGCGTGATCCGATTTAGCTTCCCAGGTGTTTTTATGGACAAACCAATTGAAGACATCACACTAACCTTCGAAAACGGAAAGGTCGTTGATGCAAAGGCAAAGACCGGCAACGAATTGCTGCAAGAGGTATTAAATACCGATGAAGGTGCACGATTCTTGGGCGAATGTGCCATTGGAACCAATTATGGCATCCAAAATTTCACCAAAAATATTCTATTCGATGAAAAACTGGGCGGCACCATTCACCTAGCTGTCGGACGTGGATTCGGCGAAGCGGGCGGCACCAATGTTTCATCCATCCATTGGGATTTGATTTGCGATATGAAAACAGGCGGGGAAATCTACGCCGATGGCGACCTCTTCTACAAGGACGGAAAATTTATTAAGTGA
- a CDS encoding alpha/beta hydrolase, protein MSTFQTKDKVAIYYDVQGEGKPLLMIPGWSCSTRFFDKNANVLAQEFQVIRMDLRGHGESEKPSHGYRIARYAKDIDELLEHLNLQNVTALGWSMGASVLWSYLELFGTERVKKLISVDQSPAQYIGPDWQWGQNGCYDVEAFVRLCADLTYAERANAEGTIHACHFNTPSDADVKFLADEIMKCPAKVKIEIMRDHTNLDWRDYLPQIEIPTLALVAKNSNIFDWEGSAYVAENVQNGRVEFFENSGHMLFWEEAEKFNQVVAEFIRQA, encoded by the coding sequence ATGAGTACATTTCAAACCAAGGACAAGGTGGCAATTTACTATGATGTACAAGGTGAGGGGAAACCTTTATTGATGATTCCGGGATGGTCATGTTCAACACGTTTTTTTGATAAGAATGCAAACGTGTTGGCTCAAGAGTTTCAAGTGATTCGGATGGATTTACGGGGACATGGGGAATCTGAAAAACCCAGCCATGGATATCGCATTGCAAGATATGCTAAAGACATTGATGAGTTATTGGAGCACTTAAATTTGCAAAATGTAACGGCATTGGGTTGGTCTATGGGGGCATCGGTTTTATGGTCGTATCTTGAACTATTTGGTACGGAACGTGTAAAAAAATTGATCTCTGTTGATCAATCTCCGGCACAATACATTGGCCCCGACTGGCAATGGGGACAAAATGGATGTTATGACGTGGAAGCCTTTGTGAGATTGTGTGCAGACTTGACCTACGCTGAGCGAGCCAATGCAGAAGGAACGATTCATGCCTGCCATTTCAATACGCCGTCTGATGCAGATGTAAAATTCTTGGCAGATGAAATTATGAAGTGTCCAGCAAAAGTAAAAATTGAGATTATGAGAGATCATACCAATCTGGATTGGCGTGATTACCTGCCTCAAATTGAAATTCCAACGCTAGCCTTGGTAGCCAAGAATAGCAACATTTTCGATTGGGAAGGCAGTGCCTATGTCGCTGAAAATGTTCAGAATGGAAGAGTTGAGTTCTTCGAAAACTCGGGTCATATGCTCTTCTGGGAAGAAGCAGAAAAATTCAATCAAGTAGTTGCGGAATTTATTCGCCAAGCGTAG
- the mtnA gene encoding S-methyl-5-thioribose-1-phosphate isomerase, translating into MRPIFWENQELRLVDQTKLPTEYEEMICKTVEETAIGIEDMIVRGAPAIGITAAYGLVLCAYENAACSNRKEFDQAIRIGIKRLSKTRPTAVNLFWALDRMEALMAKCKDLSTAEMIQRFEKEAIEIHEEDIKMCKTMGRFGAELIPKGATILTHCNAGALATGDYGTALGVIRAAFEKDSTIEVFADETRPYLQGARLTAYELHADGIPVTLITDNMAGHFMKIGRIQAVVVGADRIANNGDVANKIGTYGVAVLAKENGIPFYVAAPTSTIDFRMESGEEIPIEQRNPREVTHIRGIQIAPDGVKIENPAFDVTPNSYISGIITEKGLARPPYSKSIPALEG; encoded by the coding sequence ATGAGACCAATTTTTTGGGAAAATCAAGAGTTGCGTTTGGTGGATCAAACCAAACTACCGACAGAATATGAAGAGATGATCTGTAAAACCGTTGAGGAAACAGCGATTGGTATTGAAGATATGATTGTTCGGGGTGCGCCGGCGATTGGAATTACCGCCGCTTATGGCCTTGTTTTATGCGCCTATGAGAATGCTGCATGTTCCAATCGAAAAGAATTTGATCAAGCGATCCGGATTGGAATCAAGCGCCTGTCAAAAACGAGACCAACTGCCGTTAATCTGTTTTGGGCCTTGGATCGGATGGAAGCGCTGATGGCCAAATGCAAAGATCTGTCCACGGCAGAGATGATTCAGCGATTTGAGAAGGAAGCAATTGAGATCCATGAAGAAGATATTAAAATGTGTAAAACCATGGGACGCTTTGGGGCCGAATTGATTCCAAAGGGGGCAACGATCTTAACCCATTGCAATGCTGGTGCATTGGCGACGGGGGATTATGGAACAGCCCTTGGGGTGATTCGAGCAGCTTTCGAAAAGGATTCCACCATTGAGGTCTTTGCGGATGAAACCAGACCTTATCTCCAGGGAGCAAGATTAACGGCCTATGAATTACATGCAGATGGGATACCAGTTACCTTGATTACCGACAATATGGCAGGTCATTTTATGAAAATTGGTCGTATTCAAGCCGTTGTTGTGGGAGCCGATCGCATTGCTAACAATGGTGATGTCGCTAATAAAATTGGGACCTATGGAGTTGCGGTGCTTGCCAAGGAAAATGGAATTCCCTTTTACGTAGCTGCGCCGACATCGACCATTGATTTTCGAATGGAGTCTGGTGAGGAGATTCCCATTGAGCAGCGGAATCCGCGGGAGGTTACCCATATTCGTGGAATTCAGATTGCACCAGATGGTGTGAAAATTGAGAATCCGGCCTTTGATGTGACACCGAATTCATACATATCGGGAATCATTACAGAAAAGGGTCTTGCACGCCCTCCATATTCGAAATCAATCCCGGCTTTAGAGGGATAA
- the pcrA gene encoding DNA helicase PcrA — MQLTDLNKKQREAAETVLGPVLILAGAGSGKTRALTYRIAHLVEHHRVYPENILALTFTNKAAAEMRNRVEKLIEGNVRSLWMGTFHSVCARLLRQDIERLGYQRNYTIYDSSDQLALMKRVVRTDLNLNEKKYDPKSMIHYVSSQKNLFILPAQALKAAEGRYAEEFKAKIYAAYQKRLKESNALDFDDLIILTLRLFNECPDILERYQERFQYIHVDEYQDTNHAQYLLVKKLAAAHHNLCVVGDDDQSIYGWRGADIRNILDFEVDFPEAKVIKLEQNYRSTNTILSAANDVIANNNGRKDKRLWTEKEDGTKISLYSADNEQDESLYIAHQIERIREDSDRAYLDFAILYRTNSQSRVLEDALRKKHFPYRIVGGLKFYDRKEVKDIVAYLKVLVNPKDDVSLRRIVNVPKRGIGDRTVELLLAFAQEEDLSMVDAISRVEEVNGLTNSARTRLAQFAQMIGKFRTYMETESLLECYNRVIQESDYIPYLERENSVEADARIDNIYEFRSVIQDYEAAAEEPGLMDFLSSVALLSDLDKAAEGDVDENDKITLMTLHSAKGLEFPIVFLSGMEEGMFPLSRSTQSEDDLEEERRLCYVGITRAEEELYLTHTDVRMLYGRHTNNMVSRFVKEIPVKYIERANPNKKERLPEKMEPTRRKTVFDDLEAFKSINREKKKSKPMDDKTYKAGQRVRHKSWGVGTIVSAQAKGQDTMLTIAFEQKGIKKLLQSFAPIEKI; from the coding sequence ATGCAATTAACAGACTTGAATAAAAAACAACGGGAAGCAGCTGAAACAGTATTGGGACCAGTTTTGATATTAGCAGGTGCCGGTTCAGGAAAGACCCGTGCGCTCACCTATCGAATCGCACATTTAGTCGAGCATCATCGGGTATATCCAGAGAATATTCTGGCTCTTACTTTTACCAACAAAGCAGCGGCAGAGATGAGGAATCGTGTAGAAAAATTGATTGAAGGGAATGTACGCTCTTTGTGGATGGGTACCTTTCACTCTGTTTGTGCAAGATTGTTGAGACAGGATATTGAGCGATTGGGATATCAACGTAATTATACAATCTATGATAGTTCAGATCAGCTGGCGTTGATGAAGCGCGTCGTTAGAACCGACTTGAATCTGAATGAAAAGAAGTATGATCCGAAATCGATGATTCATTACGTTAGCAGTCAAAAGAACTTATTTATTCTGCCGGCTCAAGCCTTGAAAGCCGCGGAAGGCCGATATGCAGAAGAGTTTAAAGCAAAGATTTATGCAGCCTATCAGAAACGGCTGAAGGAAAGCAATGCCTTGGATTTTGATGATTTGATCATTCTAACCCTTCGCTTATTTAATGAGTGTCCCGATATATTGGAACGATATCAGGAGCGATTTCAATATATTCACGTGGACGAGTATCAGGATACGAACCATGCTCAATATTTATTGGTGAAAAAATTGGCGGCTGCCCATCACAATCTTTGTGTTGTGGGAGACGATGATCAAAGTATTTATGGATGGCGGGGTGCAGATATTCGCAATATTTTGGATTTCGAAGTCGATTTTCCAGAAGCGAAAGTCATTAAATTGGAGCAAAATTATCGTTCGACCAATACCATTCTTTCGGCGGCGAATGACGTTATTGCCAACAATAATGGAAGAAAAGATAAACGCTTGTGGACCGAGAAGGAAGACGGAACGAAAATCAGTCTATATAGCGCGGACAACGAACAGGACGAATCGCTTTATATTGCTCATCAGATTGAACGCATTCGTGAAGATTCTGATCGTGCCTATCTTGATTTTGCCATTCTCTACCGGACAAACTCGCAGTCGCGTGTTTTAGAGGATGCGCTTCGAAAGAAGCATTTTCCCTATCGAATTGTTGGTGGATTGAAATTCTACGATCGAAAAGAGGTCAAGGATATTGTAGCCTACCTAAAGGTGCTGGTGAATCCGAAAGATGATGTTAGTCTTCGTCGAATCGTCAATGTTCCTAAAAGAGGAATCGGTGACCGAACAGTCGAGTTGTTGTTGGCTTTTGCCCAAGAAGAAGACTTGTCTATGGTTGATGCAATTAGTCGGGTTGAAGAAGTCAATGGATTGACTAATAGCGCTCGAACACGCTTGGCTCAGTTTGCTCAAATGATTGGGAAATTCCGCACCTATATGGAAACGGAATCTCTTTTGGAATGCTATAACCGGGTGATTCAAGAGTCTGATTATATTCCGTATTTGGAACGAGAAAACTCGGTGGAAGCGGATGCGCGAATTGATAATATTTACGAATTTAGATCGGTTATTCAGGATTATGAAGCAGCAGCTGAAGAGCCGGGTTTAATGGATTTCTTATCGAGTGTAGCCCTCTTATCGGATCTTGATAAAGCAGCTGAGGGAGATGTAGATGAGAATGACAAAATTACATTGATGACGCTACATTCTGCTAAGGGATTGGAATTCCCGATCGTCTTTTTAAGCGGCATGGAGGAAGGCATGTTTCCTCTGTCTCGTTCTACGCAAAGTGAAGATGATTTAGAAGAGGAACGACGACTGTGCTATGTTGGAATCACCCGTGCAGAAGAGGAATTGTATTTGACCCATACCGATGTACGCATGCTTTATGGACGTCATACGAACAACATGGTATCGCGGTTTGTCAAAGAGATTCCGGTTAAGTATATTGAACGAGCGAATCCAAATAAAAAGGAACGCTTGCCAGAGAAGATGGAACCAACACGCCGAAAAACAGTCTTTGATGATTTAGAGGCATTTAAGTCGATCAATCGTGAAAAGAAGAAAAGTAAGCCGATGGACGACAAGACCTATAAAGCGGGCCAAAGAGTACGACATAAGTCATGGGGGGTTGGAACCATTGTTTCAGCTCAGGCCAAAGGACAAGATACCATGTTGACCATTGCCTTTGAACAAAAAGGGATTAAGAAACTGCTTCAATCCTTTGCCCCAATCGAGAAAATTTAA
- the ligA gene encoding NAD-dependent DNA ligase LigA — translation MEQIEHMIELVDLLNAYAKAYYEQDAPLVSDGEYDRLYDELLALEKELGHVEANSPTRRVGGAPLDKFVKYSHRQALYSLDKAQSIEELETWHDRNRRRLRELGIETPITYILEYKFDGLTLNLTYEFGQLVQAATRGNGIVGEGILPQVLTIQNIPLTVPFQGSFEVQGEGLMPLSSLEAYNKKASEPLKNARNAAAGALRNLNPKETAKRRLAAYFYQVGYMEGKSFSSHEEMVLFLEKQGLPVFSYRKQFTDFSALLQEIPVLEKERRKLDVLTDGLVIKINDQESRTLLGYTQKFPRWAIAFKFPAEEMTTILQKVVWQVGRTGKITPIAEVDAVDIGGVTVRRATLNNYDDILRKKVTIGANIWIRRSNDVIPEILGVVEEGQGEMIPKPTICPSCQTELIQDGVHLFCPNSMGCKPQLIARLAHFASRNAMNIEGVSKKTIEQWLETLALTALPDLYRLTFEDLIQLERFGPKKAEKLLMAIEESKEPTLSAFLYAIGMPNVGSKTAKDLAQTFGSFEEVCKASFERLVEIPDIGEVVAQDIREFLHEPHIMDRIQELFDLGVKPKEEVVQERLDTFFTGKTVVITGSLSVYTRSQAKEILERLGAKVTGSVSKKTDYVLAGEAAGSKRDKAIKLGVPLMTEAEFQEILKEYNFS, via the coding sequence ATGGAACAAATAGAACACATGATAGAGCTGGTTGACCTGCTCAACGCCTACGCTAAAGCGTATTACGAGCAAGATGCTCCTCTTGTAAGCGATGGCGAATACGATCGATTATATGATGAATTGCTGGCTTTAGAAAAAGAGTTAGGGCATGTGGAAGCCAATTCTCCAACGCGAAGAGTCGGGGGGGCACCCCTTGATAAATTCGTCAAGTATTCCCATCGCCAAGCCCTCTACAGTTTAGACAAGGCGCAATCCATTGAAGAACTTGAAACTTGGCATGACCGAAATCGGCGAAGGTTGAGGGAATTGGGGATTGAAACACCGATCACTTATATTCTGGAATACAAGTTTGATGGACTTACACTAAATTTGACCTATGAGTTTGGCCAGCTTGTGCAAGCAGCAACCCGGGGAAATGGCATTGTTGGAGAGGGAATTTTACCGCAAGTGCTAACGATTCAAAATATTCCTTTAACGGTTCCTTTTCAGGGTAGCTTTGAAGTGCAGGGAGAAGGCCTCATGCCACTCTCTTCTTTGGAAGCCTACAATAAAAAGGCGAGTGAACCCCTGAAAAACGCAAGAAATGCCGCGGCTGGTGCCCTTCGGAATTTAAACCCGAAGGAAACGGCTAAACGGAGATTGGCAGCCTATTTTTATCAGGTTGGTTATATGGAAGGAAAAAGTTTTTCAAGCCACGAAGAAATGGTCTTGTTTTTAGAGAAGCAGGGTTTGCCAGTTTTCTCGTATCGCAAGCAATTCACGGATTTTTCTGCCTTGCTCCAAGAAATTCCGGTCTTGGAAAAGGAACGTCGAAAGCTCGATGTTTTAACAGATGGACTGGTGATCAAGATTAATGATCAGGAGTCGAGGACCTTATTGGGATATACGCAAAAATTTCCACGCTGGGCGATCGCTTTTAAGTTTCCGGCCGAGGAAATGACGACAATCCTTCAAAAGGTAGTTTGGCAGGTGGGGCGTACAGGAAAGATTACACCAATTGCCGAGGTGGATGCAGTTGATATTGGCGGTGTTACCGTGCGTCGTGCAACCTTGAATAATTATGATGATATTTTGCGGAAAAAAGTGACAATTGGAGCGAATATTTGGATTCGAAGATCGAATGATGTCATTCCCGAGATACTTGGGGTTGTGGAAGAAGGACAAGGAGAAATGATACCCAAACCGACCATCTGTCCAAGTTGTCAAACCGAGCTGATTCAAGATGGCGTGCATTTATTTTGTCCAAATTCTATGGGGTGTAAACCGCAATTGATCGCAAGGCTCGCGCATTTTGCTAGCCGAAATGCCATGAATATCGAAGGGGTTTCAAAAAAAACCATTGAGCAATGGCTGGAAACCTTGGCGCTTACGGCCTTGCCGGATCTTTATCGACTGACCTTCGAAGATTTGATTCAATTGGAACGTTTTGGACCCAAAAAGGCAGAGAAACTGTTGATGGCCATTGAAGAAAGCAAGGAACCAACCCTGTCCGCTTTTTTATATGCCATTGGCATGCCCAATGTAGGGAGCAAAACGGCAAAGGATTTGGCGCAAACCTTTGGGAGTTTTGAAGAGGTCTGCAAGGCGTCGTTTGAACGCTTGGTTGAAATTCCAGATATCGGGGAAGTTGTTGCTCAGGATATTCGAGAATTTTTGCATGAACCTCATATTATGGACCGAATCCAAGAACTGTTTGATCTTGGTGTCAAACCGAAAGAAGAAGTGGTGCAAGAAAGGCTAGATACCTTCTTCACAGGAAAAACAGTTGTCATAACAGGGAGCTTGTCTGTATATACCCGATCTCAAGCAAAAGAGATTTTGGAAAGACTGGGCGCCAAGGTGACCGGTAGTGTTTCTAAAAAAACCGATTATGTCTTGGCGGGGGAAGCCGCTGGTTCAAAACGCGATAAAGCGATAAAACTGGGCGTTCCACTCATGACAGAGGCGGAATTTCAAGAAATATTAAAAGAATATAATTTTTCTTGA